The sequence GAAGAAACAGGCGGCCTTGGGGACACAGCCCCCCGGCCCGCAGCGGCCACCGCAGCACCGCCTGAAGCCACCAGCCGAAGACCGGAGGCCGGCCCGCCTCGCCTGGTTGACGGAAAGACCGGTGCCGGCGGCATCCCAACGGTCGCCCCGCCAGCAAAGTACATCGCACCAGGGCCACCTGACCCGCGTCCCGCGGCAGCCTTGGGGGGCGCCACGCCGCCACGCCTTGCACCCGACGCCGGCGCCGGCAGCGCGGCCCGGCCATTGCCCTGATCCGGCGGCGGCACCCCACTGGCACGACTTGCCCCGCTAGGCGAAGGCGGCCTCTTTCCGGGAGGAGGCGCACCACCAAGACCTGCCATCGCACCGAGAGGAAGGATGCGGCGAGCCCGGCCAGGTCCCGCCGTACGTAGCCGCGGCGCACGTCGACTCAGAACCCTAGGGCGCTGCGACAGAGGAGGCGACGACGATCGGTACGTGCATGCGCCCCTCTCCACAGTATTGATCGGAACCGGTTCCGGCTGGGCCTCATACCCACCGGACCCCGGAACACCAACCGGCCCAATAACTATCGTCTCGGCTCGGCCCAGGAGCAAATTCAAACGCTCCTGGTGAGCGTCGCGGATCTGGATCGCCGTGACCGCCGGCGACACCGCCGCGGTCACCTCCGGCACCGATCTAGAGCTTTTCCGGCGTGCATTCTTTCGTCTCTTCACCAAAGTCCAGGAATCCGGCCGAATCATATTAAAAAGAGTCAAATTCGGGAGACATACCTTAGGCAATGGACCCTTCCAGGGCCggaccgctgccgccgccgttcgccggtgaACTACCCGGCGCAACATCTCCGTAGTCTCCCCCGCATGAAGCCCGACTCTCGCTGGATCATCGACAGGAAGGATCTCGTCTTCGTCATATCCAACGCTCAAAAAATCGCAAAGGAAGTCGGAGGGAGTCGCCGGTGGAGGAGACACGGCGGCGCCGCATACGCATCCTCGTCTCCCTCGCCGTCATCAGCTTCGGTTAGGGCCCAAAACCGGCCTCCCACCTTCCGGTGATCACCGGAGGAGATGGGTGACGTCCCCGCGGGGATCCCGGCGGCCGGCGCCGCCAATCGCCCCTCGCATCGCCTCATTGACCTCTCATGCTTACAAACAACCCGATTCGGTGGGTGCTTCTTAATATATGACTAGTTGTGGGCGCTAAGCTAAGCATCCATTCCCTCAAGATGATGGACAAGGCGATTGTGATGCATTTCGGATGCCGACCGCACTCTGCGTTGGGAGGTGCTTGCTTGATTCATATGACCTGGGTGTTTCTCGGTGGCTCTGATGATTGTGATTAGTACTGGTGCCTTGGTGTTATGGCACTGGCAGTTTGGCACCTACCCTACCACTACCAGTGGGTGTGGCTGCATTGGACGGACGTGGGTGGGTGCAGTGCAGGGGTCCGTTTTCAGCGGACTTGTGCATCAACTTGAACAAGTGTGCAACTTGGATGAATTGCCCTGGACCCGTTTGTGGATCAAATGGCACCAACCACAAGAGAATCCGGCATCATGTGTCACTATTTGTCATCACTGGCTGATGAGATGCGCCCGGCCTCCATTAATGTAGTTTACGAGGACAAGCATGTGAGTGGGGTGAGACTCCATCGATGCTTGGTTCATGCAAGCAGCCGCTCTGCTCTTCGTACTGCTGCTAGCGGAGCTCAGATCCATTgtagtattattattttttgatgGGTCAGATCCACTGTAGTATGTGCTATCTGTCCGCCTCTCGGCTTGATTGCTTGGGTTTAGTTTAAATAAGACGAGAGAGAAAAGATGTCATCAATTGGTTTCGTAGTGTAGTGGTTAGCACTCCAGACTTTGAATCTGGCGACCTGGGTTCGAATCCCGGCGAGACCtctttttttgatgatttttttttcacaCCGCGCCCTGGCTGGCACTGCCTTCTCACGCCAAGCATCATTTTGTGCACAAAAAACTGTCCATTCCATGTCGCCTGGGAAAACAGACACGCTCGCTCGCATCTtattactagtagtacgtactacgtagtattactagtagtattatTTCGTGACAGAaacaagagcatcatcatcaccagccgAATCCGTGCAGAAGGCACACCACTGTCCCTGTCCCTGTCTGTCCCGGCTAATGGCCAAGAGGAAGAAGACGGAACGGAAAAAATCTAGAGCACAGATATTCTTCCATGTTTTTTCAACGCACGTGTGCTTGAAAATGTCAGTCGATCCAACGACCGGCCAGTGCAATGCAAGCGCTGAAACAAAGTCCTCTCCCCTTCTAATGACAGCGACGAGGAAGCTGACAGACACCCACGTCAAGAAAACAGGAGAAAAAAAGGTAACCCCGGCAGAAACCTCCAGTTCTATAGCTTTGACACACAAGACGGGCTAGttctccgtttcgaaaaaaagatGGGCTAGCTCGGTTAGTCGTTTTTGGCGGCAGAGAACTCAACCGGCGTTCGTTCCATGCAGGAAAACCACAGCCCGGTGTGCATCACCTTCTTATTTTTCTTTCTGTACACAGTTGTTTTTACAGGTCGGATTGGTCAAGtatgcgggcgggcgggcgggagcAACCGGAGTCCCCTGCCCTGCAGTTCAGTACTCGACCCAGTTGATGTCCAGGTCCTTGAGCTTCAGGAGCCACTTCTGCGCGTCCAGGGGCACGCTCGCCTTGTCTGCTTTGCTGCTGCTCGGGTGcttggttgcggcggcggcggcgctgggtgaTTCGGGCTGCAGCTCGCCGTCGGGGTCGGCTTGCTTCCGGGGCCGCCTCGGTTCGAGCGACAGCAGCCGGGAGACCTCCTGTATCCCGCCCCATTTCTCCAGGGCTCGAGCAATGTCGTAGCGCCCTGCAAAGGATAACAGAGTGTGGAGACCGTTAGGAAGCCTAACCGTCCGCAGTGGAGTTGGACCAATTTTCGCAAAAAAGAGACCACATGACTGGTGGCACTAGCATGATAGATGGAAACCCATGGTATAACGATGTTGCTGTCTGTCAGCAATTTGACATATACGAAACCGTGAATGTGACCAGTAATGTCAACTAGTGCATCAATTTCTTGATCATGGACTGAAAAACGTCAACAATAACGGTTGTAGAAAACTATAGAAATTTGGTGCTTAAGAGTGAGGGGGGCCCAGATATCTTAAGCAACGTTAACAAGGTAGTGCAGTGGCATGGCCCAGAGATATCTGATCATATAAAAGTAGGCCATAAAAATGATGCATTGACAAATTACATACCCAAAAAGGGGGTACCAGCTGCAATTAACATTAGTAAGCAGAAGTGATCTAAGTAGAAGTGATCAAGTACCTGCCCTCTCAAAAGACTTCCTACTTGGCATATATGAAGGGTCCATCCCCCAGTTCTTCTGGAATCTCCTGATCTGCAGACAATATCATTGTCAGCGTTAACGTATGGCCATAAGCCGGACATGTAATAAATAAAACACAAACATAATACCAGAACAAGTATGGCACACGAAGGAAAGGCGCGCTTGCTATCATTTCCCTTGCTAGCAATTCAATGTTATTTTTACAAATCAAACCGGGAAAATTTTAGCTTCTTCACTTCCACATGATACAGCGTTGAAGCTAAGTAAAATATGATGCTAGCAGCCTCGTATGAGACTGGACTTTCCAgaaagcagagggagagatgatgAAAAAGTATTTTTGTCTCACCTCTTCTTGCAAGTTCTCCAGATTATCCCAATAACCTCTTGGTTTCCGGTTTTTATAAGAAAGGGAAAGATTCATCAAGGTAGCAATCTTCCTGAACCCACCCATCCGTGTTATAGCCTTCTCAATATCAACTCTTCCATGTGTCCGAAGATGTTTTCGCTTAGGCATGAAACCATTCTGACCATGTTTTGCAATAAAACTACCAAGTTCTGATTTCAGGACCTCGATGTCCTTTTGCAGCCCAGGAACTTTTGATCTTTGCCTTGTGGAAGTTGAAGAGCAATGTACAGATGCTTGCTCCGGCTGCCGTCCTTCTGTGTAATACAAAGGAACAGTATCTAGATTGGTTGGCGCATCCGAGTGAACTTTGGAATTACTTCTCTCAGCTTCTGCCTTTTCAACATAATCACGGATTGCACATAAATTTGATGGAAGATCTTCGTATATGACCTGAAAAGGATAAAATaaaatgttttattttattttccccaAAGATGAGAACAACAACAGTGAGATAACCATGAAATGTTGTCATTTGCACAATGATGCCACACAAGTACATAACCTACAAATATTTGAGATCAGAACTGTTTTTATTAAATTCGCCATCACGTTTGCATAGCGATGATACCTTGTAACAAGAATGTCTTCAAAACAAACTATTTGGATGCCTGAGATAGATGTTTGTAGCTAGCATAAAATTAGGATAAATAATCCCTAGGAGACAGACAGTTCAGAGATAACTTCATACAGATCTCTTATTGTTATCAAGGGAATGGAATACCAGTTATTATCCTTGTGGGAGACAAATGTCAGTTTATAAAGATAGTGGATACAAGTTTATATTGGTTCAGAGTATACAAAGTCATTCAGTTCATCATTTGTCAGGAACAAGCCAGTGGCTGTAACTGGTGTAAGAAATAAAATGAATGGATAAAAGGATAAAAAGTAAAATCTATCACACGAGCATGATTGGTACATTCAACAAGATGATACATCCGCACAAAGGTTGCTTTCTTAATAGTAACACCACAGGGCTCCATCAGTGCTAGTGTAGTTCTTTCCCAAATAAATGATTTAGAAGGTCGAGGGCACACACAACCATTTTTTATTTCAACTTTTCTACTTCACAACAATAGGGCCTTTTTTGGATTAAGTGCAAAATGCCACATGCATAAGATGCACATATTGTTCCTAGAACAAAGTTGTGAATACCTCTTCAAGGATAGACTCCGAGAGAAAGGTATCTTTATGCATCTTAGTCTCGACCATATACTTCAGCAGTGTGTGCTGATCTCCAAGCTGTTCGAGGCGCCATTTTCCTTTAAACGAGTAGAAATCCCCCTCAACTTGCTCAAAGCTGATCTCACGTTCACGTTTCTCACGAAGATCCATTACAACACGGGCATGAAGAACCATATAAAGTAGGCCTTTGCAGCCCTCCTGGAAAAAAAAATCTTAGATGTTACAAAACTTGCAAAGCTCGCAAAACAATAAAATTGAACTAAATTATGTCGAGAAGGATCTTTGGGTACAGGGGGCATTGATCTTTTTTCCCCACCAGTAGGAGACAGGTGTGATCCCTTCTGTACAGTATTATGGGATAATGTGTGCAATAAAACATGAACTCTTAACCACCAGAAAGTTTCAGAAATCTTTTCAGTAAAAGCCAAAGAAAGAAACTACAAAAGATGAGCTAGCTAACGACCAGAAAGTGAAGTGTAGACTGATAATTCTGTGAAAAATCCATGCAATGCTCCAACCCCAAACATAAAAGCTATTTACAAACAACCAACCAGAATATCATGTAAAACATTAACAGAACTCCTACCTGTACTATTCGAACCTTGTTATTATCACGAAGAATAATCCGACTGATAGCCAGGTTTGGTATAATCCTACAAGATAGCTATATTAGATCATAGCTGTGTATTGGAAGTAGACTATGTGAACTCCAAATACCGCAAAAGATAAAACTACTTACTCGGGTAACTTCTCATATGCTGTTAGTGCATTCCATACTTCTCGAACTGGTGCTTtcacagtgatactagcaacaaCACACCTGTGAGCCCCTTCACGTTCCTTCACCAAAAGCATTCCACAAGAGAAGATAATTTTCTTAGTGTGCTTTCCGTGAAATTTAAGATGGGTATAAGCTTAGTCAGTTACCAAGAGGCCATCAAATCGTCGAAGATGGATCTCATCTACCACACAAGGCCTATCAAGCCTGCAGACACTTCCATATACACCCCATTTCCCATTCAACTCAGGAGGGGGTGAAGCAAGCACACCACCAAAACCGGAAGAGGCAGGCGCTTCTTTGAACTTACTAGAGGGGATGACATCATTCTCGACTGTTGCACTACGCAAGTTAAGTGGCTTGGACTCTGCACCGGTAAATTTTGTAGGTCCAAATTTATGGTTTTCTAAATACATTTTTTCAGATC comes from Triticum aestivum cultivar Chinese Spring chromosome 5B, IWGSC CS RefSeq v2.1, whole genome shotgun sequence and encodes:
- the LOC123114203 gene encoding uncharacterized protein codes for the protein MRALVSPAPAAAAFLPRTPGPGASPRGATALSRHRSSSCGRAVAAGAAATGDHWGTDDQQHHGEQQQYRGGAGRGGTRRAGPSVQCDVDVVSWRERRVFASVAVAADVDTVWRIITDYERLADFVPNLVHSGRIPCPHEGRIWLEQRGLQQALYWHIEARVVLDLREVPDAVDGRELHFSMVDGDFKKFEGKWSVRAGPRSASAILLYEVNVIPRFNFPAIFLERIIRSDLPVNLTALAFRSEKMYLENHKFGPTKFTGAESKPLNLRSATVENDVIPSSKFKEAPASSGFGGVLASPPPELNGKWGVYGSVCRLDRPCVVDEIHLRRFDGLLEREGAHRCVVASITVKAPVREVWNALTAYEKLPEIIPNLAISRIILRDNNKVRIVQEGCKGLLYMVLHARVVMDLREKREREISFEQVEGDFYSFKGKWRLEQLGDQHTLLKYMVETKMHKDTFLSESILEEVIYEDLPSNLCAIRDYVEKAEAERSNSKVHSDAPTNLDTVPLYYTEGRQPEQASVHCSSTSTRQRSKVPGLQKDIEVLKSELGSFIAKHGQNGFMPKRKHLRTHGRVDIEKAITRMGGFRKIATLMNLSLSYKNRKPRGYWDNLENLQEEIRRFQKNWGMDPSYMPSRKSFERAGRYDIARALEKWGGIQEVSRLLSLEPRRPRKQADPDGELQPESPSAAAAATKHPSSSKADKASVPLDAQKWLLKLKDLDINWVEY